The window TTATCGGCACCGTAGCATACACTATCAGTGGAGAGCAAACCCTTCCATATGCTGGAGCAAAAAAAACCTTAATCGGAATGCTTTTCCTTAATGCAATAACGAATTCGCCAGAACTCGCAAGCGTTGACAACAAAAACGATTACGCCACAATGCTGACCTTTGCACGAAAAATTTTCGGATCGGGAGCATATGACGAGGAAATTCTAGAAAAGACCTTAAATCTACTCGAAAAAAAATACGATCTCCCCGCAGGAATTTTAGAAGCAGAATCACTAAAAAGGCACCTAGACGACCACCTAATCAGTTTAAGAGAAAGTTTTAACATGAACGAACTCCCGTCGGATATCGACTATGTTTCCGCTCTAAAAGACTTAATCGCTCGCCCCCAAGACAACAAAGACACTGTCAACACCTATCTATATTACACAAACGAAAGTCTGCAGCAACTAGCAGCAGGAATACTGAAAGTCAAAAACAACGAAACCTTTATGGACTGCTGTTGCGGAATGTTTTCTTCTGCACTCTACAACGATGCAGCAAATTACATTGGGGTTGAGCTCGACAAAGAAATGGCCGGCATTGCGGCAATGATTCTGATCATGGCCAAGAAGAAATTCAGCATAAAACACGAAAACTTCTTGAATCACAAAGACGAAAATGTCGCAGACAAAATTCTTGCAGATATCCCCAGCGGTACCGGAACACCCCAAACGGAAAGTCGTCCTTACGGCAAAAATACCGAAGCCTATTGCATAGAAAATGTTGTCAAGGCTCTTAAAGATGGCGGCAAAGCTGTAGTTGTCTGCTTTGGATCGATTTTGAGCAAACAAGATTCTTCAAAAAAATTGCGTGAGGCTCTCACAAAGGATCACTTACAAGCAGTAGTTTCTTTGCCACCGATGTGCATTGGCACAAAATCAAATACCAATTTGATCATTCTGCAAAAAAACTGTCATGCTAAAGAAATCAAGTTCATTAACGCATCAAATCTTGAAATCAAGAATCAGAACAGAATGACGTTGAACGAATCAGACATTTTGGATATCATCAGATGCCTAAATGGCGATAAGGCAAAATGTTTTTTCAAAGACATTCCTATTGAAGATATTTTGAGTTCCGACAGCATTTCTTGGATTCCGAATAACTATGTAAAAAGTAAAGAAACAAGCAAAGGACGCACCATTCAAGAAATTGACAAGGATTTAAAAGAGTCCTATAAAGAACTTGAGGAATTATTTCTAAGTAAATAATTATTGTTCACAGTCAAAACCGTTCGCCAATGGCGAACGGTTTTTCCGCCGAACAGTTAAGTCACCTCTTTAAAATTTTCGCATTGCCATATTCTGTTATTACTCCGTTTACATACTATACGCGAGAAATTCTATGCTGACAACATTCCTTGTAGTACTTGGTATATTGGCACTTTTCGGAGCTAGCAATGCAGAGGACGCATGCCTCATTACGTTGCTGTTGAAAGTAGTATTGCCACTCTTGATTCTAGTGGGACTTATGGTGTTATTGTCGTTCGGGGGGTAAGATGGATTCCGTCACAATAGTTTATATCCAAGAGCCTCGTATCCCTTAACACGCTTTTGATGCATTCTTGCCAAAACAGGAACATTCCCGTCAACATAGTCATATACGCGGACTTCTGTTTTTCCAACAGCTTCGCGATGCAATCTTCCGACATACTGCGCCAGCGTTCCCTTCCACGAAATAGGGAATGGCAAGAATAAAGTATCTAGTTCCTTGAGATCAAAACCTTCGCCAATGTAACGGCCAGTTGCAAGAATTACAATATTCGAATCAATCTTCGAATCATTGATTTCTTCCATAATGCGTTTTAGTTGTTTCTTTCCCATGCCACCTTTCAAAACAAAAAGGTGTTCAACATCTGCATGCAATCGCTCATAAAACCAGTCCAGGTGTTCCGTCCTTTCAGACAGCACAAGAATTTGGCGATGCTCCTTATAAACCTGTAAAATTTCACCAGCAACCAGTTCGTTTCGTTTTTCGTCTTGCCAAAGTTCGTTAAAGACTTCCTGTATTTGCAATTTGGCAGCATCGTTCTGGAGACGGAAATCTGTATTTCGCACAATTACAGAATGAGAAAAATCTCGTTCCGTCGCCTGTTTCTTGGCGCTAACAGAATAGCGTACCTGTCCCAAATTCATCATCACAATCGGGTGTTGCCCATCCTTACGAGACAAGGTCGCCGACAGCCCCACCTTATAAAGAGCATCGCTTTGGCGAACCGCCTGCTCAAAAGAAAACGCCGAAATATGATGGCACTCATCTACAATAACTTGCCCATATTCATTAAGCCATTCTACAGTTTTTCCATCACGATAAACACTAGAAAT of the Fibrobacter sp. UWR4 genome contains:
- a CDS encoding N-6 DNA methylase; translated protein: MDKNKEFVDEFIGTVAYTISGEQTLPYAGAKKTLIGMLFLNAITNSPELASVDNKNDYATMLTFARKIFGSGAYDEEILEKTLNLLEKKYDLPAGILEAESLKRHLDDHLISLRESFNMNELPSDIDYVSALKDLIARPQDNKDTVNTYLYYTNESLQQLAAGILKVKNNETFMDCCCGMFSSALYNDAANYIGVELDKEMAGIAAMILIMAKKKFSIKHENFLNHKDENVADKILADIPSGTGTPQTESRPYGKNTEAYCIENVVKALKDGGKAVVVCFGSILSKQDSSKKLREALTKDHLQAVVSLPPMCIGTKSNTNLIILQKNCHAKEIKFINASNLEIKNQNRMTLNESDILDIIRCLNGDKAKCFFKDIPIEDILSSDSISWIPNNYVKSKETSKGRTIQEIDKDLKESYKELEELFLSK
- a CDS encoding DEAD/DEAH box helicase, with the protein product MPVSDVSVDDEPWKSSPSYPEIKAVLPQKINITISNQIFIESAGLPALFRNRILRLASFQNPEFYQAQALRLPVWGKPRILYCYDFYPKHIAIPVGCFDKLINLLQHYNIEPVVNDERNCGLPMDVSFEGNLYPEQLLAAEALLKHENGILSATTAFGKTVVALWLIAKRKVNTLILVHRTQLMDQWVERICAFLNVPKKEVGQFSGTKKKHFGKIDVALISSVYRDGKTVEWLNEYGQVIVDECHHISAFSFEQAVRQSDALYKVGLSATLSRKDGQHPIVMMNLGQVRYSVSAKKQATERDFSHSVIVRNTDFRLQNDAAKLQIQEVFNELWQDEKRNELVAGEILQVYKEHRQILVLSERTEHLDWFYERLHADVEHLFVLKGGMGKKQLKRIMEEINDSKIDSNIVILATGRYIGEGFDLKELDTLFLPFPISWKGTLAQYVGRLHREAVGKTEVRVYDYVDGNVPVLARMHQKRVKGYEALGYKLL